One genomic window of Planifilum fimeticola includes the following:
- a CDS encoding replication-relaxation family protein, translating into MIFDVVNEQVTPHLSMKDRLILALYDLGICTKDQLKTVSGWTENQVSGAIRRVRDAVGKKEADNWIRSWQPRRGKPFVFALGKEGHAYAKGLRGEGNGNGHPPASHVWHFVGLNEILCRSIQSGLEVKSWLSGRESASWLYHQLLTRDESGKVSVPKTPLRPDAMMLVGNQWWMVEYDTGTETPMRLSEKFAKYLDLSLMLDLSEIPLLFVTVSDQRVNTAEWAFRRAFEAHQATWDRVFFLKEGQETDFLSGSLRE; encoded by the coding sequence TTGATTTTTGACGTCGTCAATGAACAAGTCACACCGCATCTTTCCATGAAGGACCGTCTTATCTTAGCGCTCTACGACCTCGGAATCTGCACCAAAGATCAGCTAAAAACCGTTTCCGGATGGACGGAGAACCAAGTATCCGGAGCGATCCGTCGGGTTCGGGATGCGGTGGGGAAAAAGGAGGCGGATAACTGGATCAGATCTTGGCAGCCACGGAGGGGTAAGCCGTTCGTATTCGCACTAGGCAAGGAAGGACACGCTTACGCCAAAGGATTGAGAGGCGAAGGAAACGGCAATGGGCATCCTCCGGCCTCTCATGTGTGGCACTTCGTGGGGTTGAACGAAATACTGTGCAGGTCAATACAATCTGGGTTGGAGGTGAAATCTTGGCTTTCCGGAAGGGAGTCGGCAAGTTGGCTGTACCACCAGTTGCTGACTCGGGACGAGAGTGGAAAGGTTTCCGTCCCAAAGACCCCGCTGAGGCCCGACGCCATGATGTTGGTGGGGAATCAGTGGTGGATGGTGGAGTACGACACCGGGACGGAAACGCCGATGAGACTGAGCGAAAAGTTCGCGAAGTATCTGGACCTGTCCCTGATGCTCGACCTTTCGGAGATTCCTCTTCTATTCGTGACGGTTTCGGATCAGAGAGTGAATACCGCCGAGTGGGCGTTTCGGCGGGCGTTCGAGGCGCATCAGGCGACGTGGGACAGAGTGTTCTTCCTGAAGGAGGGACAGGAGACGGACTTCTTGTCCGGGTCCTTGAGGGAATAG